The following are encoded together in the Arcobacter aquimarinus genome:
- a CDS encoding LL-diaminopimelate aminotransferase: MFAEIEFERMKRLPNYVFAEVNNIKMEARRAGEDVIDFSMGNPDGPAPQHITDKLIEASAKPKNHGYSASAGIYKLRLAISNWYKRKYNVDFLDPNKHICATMGSKEGYVHLVQAIVNVGDVAVVPDPTYPIHSYAFMLNGAAVHKFELVFDDTFKVDEDLFFERLQKTIDESIPKVKFVVVNFPHNPSCATVTPEFYTKLVAMAKKERFYIISDIAYADITFDGYKTPSIFQAQGALDVAVECFTLSKSYNMAGWRVGCIVGNEKLIGALKRIKSWLDYGMFTPIQVAATVALDGPQDCVDEHIEKYRKRRDLMLETFADAGWVMNKPNASMFIWAKIPEVAAHLGSMEFSKQLLTQAHVAVSPGIGFGHYGDQYVRIALIENEKRIRQAAKNIKKYLKSLEK, from the coding sequence ATGTTTGCTGAAATTGAATTTGAAAGAATGAAAAGACTTCCAAATTATGTGTTTGCTGAAGTTAACAATATCAAAATGGAAGCTAGAAGAGCAGGAGAAGATGTAATTGATTTTTCAATGGGAAATCCTGATGGTCCGGCACCACAACATATAACAGATAAATTAATAGAAGCATCTGCTAAACCAAAAAACCATGGATATAGTGCAAGTGCAGGAATTTATAAATTAAGACTTGCTATTTCAAATTGGTATAAAAGAAAATATAATGTTGATTTTTTAGACCCAAATAAACATATATGTGCAACAATGGGTTCAAAAGAGGGTTATGTTCATTTAGTTCAAGCAATAGTAAATGTTGGTGATGTTGCTGTTGTTCCAGATCCTACATATCCGATTCACTCTTATGCTTTTATGTTAAATGGAGCAGCTGTTCATAAGTTTGAACTTGTATTTGATGATACATTTAAAGTTGATGAAGATCTATTTTTTGAAAGATTACAAAAAACTATTGATGAATCAATTCCAAAAGTAAAATTTGTTGTTGTAAACTTCCCTCACAATCCTTCTTGTGCAACAGTTACACCAGAATTTTATACAAAATTAGTAGCTATGGCTAAAAAAGAGAGATTCTATATAATCTCTGATATTGCTTATGCTGATATTACATTTGATGGATATAAAACTCCTTCAATTTTCCAAGCTCAAGGTGCTTTAGATGTTGCTGTTGAATGTTTTACTTTAAGTAAATCATACAATATGGCTGGATGGAGAGTAGGGTGTATTGTTGGAAATGAGAAATTAATTGGAGCATTAAAAAGAATTAAATCTTGGCTTGATTATGGAATGTTTACTCCAATTCAAGTTGCTGCTACCGTTGCACTTGATGGTCCACAAGATTGTGTTGATGAACATATTGAAAAATATAGAAAAAGAAGAGATTTAATGCTTGAAACATTTGCAGATGCTGGTTGGGTTATGAATAAACCAAATGCTTCTATGTTTATTTGGGCAAAAATTCCAGAAGTAGCAGCTCATTTAGGAAGTATGGAATTTTCAAAACAGTTATTAACACAAGCTCATGTGGCTGTTAGTCCTGGTATTGGATTTGGACACTATGGTGACCAATATGTAAGAATTGCACTAATTGAAAATGAAAAAAGAATTAGACAAGCAGCAAAAAATATAAAAAAATATTTAAAATCATTAGAAAAATAG
- the rlmB gene encoding 23S rRNA (guanosine(2251)-2'-O)-methyltransferase RlmB: MIIYGKQIVLYVLDKHPDLIEEVFLSKEIDKKLFTRFAKLDKKIHKLDNQKAQALAKGGNHQGFFLKLKHVEYTNIKEFKKMNFILVLDGVTDVGNIGAIARTAYSLGIEGLIAADIKTVNDSGILRTSSGALLDLPFLVHPRSVDLASELIDAGFTLIGATTDGVDLKKYGKIEKTDKVALFLGSEGTGISPKVAKKLDLKVSIAMEHEFDSLNVSVAAGILIYNLKR; encoded by the coding sequence ATGATAATATATGGAAAACAAATCGTACTTTATGTACTTGACAAACACCCTGATTTAATAGAAGAAGTTTTTCTTTCAAAAGAGATAGATAAAAAACTTTTTACAAGATTTGCTAAACTTGATAAAAAAATCCATAAATTGGATAATCAAAAAGCTCAAGCATTAGCAAAAGGTGGTAACCATCAAGGTTTCTTTTTAAAACTAAAACATGTTGAATATACAAACATAAAAGAGTTCAAAAAAATGAATTTTATTTTGGTTTTAGATGGTGTTACAGATGTTGGAAACATTGGTGCAATTGCTAGAACTGCTTACTCTTTAGGAATAGAAGGTTTAATTGCTGCTGATATTAAAACAGTGAATGATTCTGGAATTTTAAGAACAAGTTCTGGTGCTTTACTTGATTTACCATTTTTAGTTCATCCAAGATCAGTTGATTTAGCTAGTGAATTAATCGATGCAGGATTTACATTGATTGGTGCAACAACAGATGGTGTAGATTTAAAAAAATATGGAAAAATTGAGAAAACTGATAAAGTTGCTTTATTTTTAGGAAGTGAAGGAACAGGAATATCTCCTAAAGTTGCTAAAAAACTTGATTTAAAAGTATCAATTGCTATGGAACATGAGTTCGATTCATTAAATGTATCTGTTGCTGCTGGAATTTTGATTTATAATCTAAAAAGATAA
- the rsmI gene encoding 16S rRNA (cytidine(1402)-2'-O)-methyltransferase: MLCLVPTPIGNLEDISNRSLRVLMEAELIFCEDTRVTKKLLNLLAEKYNLDFSNKEYKSFHSHNENQILKTLDKETFSKNVVYVSDAGMPCVSDPGASLVDFCIKNQIPYDVLPGANAILTAYAMSGFSHRTFSFYGFLDHKGASRASKLDDLLNDDKLAILYESPHRLLKLLEELKEKEPNRTIFLAKEITKLHQKTYKDSAINLFEELKDVNIKGEWVVIVEPKEKIGFNLDLNDIISLDIAPKIKAKLIAKMTGQSVKEVYQQILDKIPS, encoded by the coding sequence ATGTTGTGCTTAGTTCCAACTCCTATAGGAAATCTTGAAGATATTTCAAATAGGTCTTTAAGAGTTCTTATGGAGGCGGAGCTTATTTTTTGTGAAGATACAAGAGTAACAAAAAAACTTCTAAATCTTTTAGCTGAAAAATATAACTTAGACTTTTCAAATAAAGAATATAAATCTTTTCACTCACACAATGAAAATCAAATTTTAAAAACTTTAGATAAAGAGACTTTTTCTAAAAATGTTGTTTATGTAAGTGACGCAGGAATGCCTTGTGTTAGTGACCCTGGTGCCTCACTTGTTGATTTTTGCATAAAAAATCAAATTCCTTATGATGTTCTTCCTGGTGCAAATGCTATTTTGACCGCTTATGCAATGAGTGGATTTTCACATAGAACTTTTTCTTTTTATGGATTTCTAGACCATAAAGGTGCAAGTAGAGCATCAAAACTTGATGATTTATTAAATGATGACAAATTAGCAATTTTATATGAATCACCCCACAGACTTCTAAAACTTTTAGAAGAATTGAAAGAAAAAGAACCAAATAGAACAATATTTTTAGCAAAAGAGATAACAAAACTTCATCAAAAAACTTATAAAGATTCTGCTATAAATCTCTTTGAAGAGCTTAAAGATGTTAATATAAAAGGTGAATGGGTTGTAATAGTTGAACCAAAAGAAAAAATTGGTTTTAATCTTGATTTAAATGATATTATTTCTTTAGATATTGCTCCAAAAATTAAAGCTAAATTAATTGCAAAAATGACTGGACAATCAGTAAAAGAGGTTTATCAACAAATTTTGGATAAAATCCCCTCATGA
- the rpmE gene encoding 50S ribosomal protein L31, translating to MKKDIHPDYKVCTVTCSCGNTFETKSNVESLKIDICSSCHPFFTGEQKIVDAAGRVEKFKAKYNMDK from the coding sequence ATGAAAAAAGATATTCATCCAGATTATAAAGTTTGTACAGTTACTTGTTCTTGTGGTAATACATTTGAAACAAAATCAAATGTTGAGTCATTAAAAATTGACATTTGTTCTTCTTGTCACCCATTCTTCACTGGTGAGCAAAAAATCGTTGATGCTGCTGGAAGAGTTGAGAAATTCAAAGCTAAATATAACATGGACAAATAG